One segment of Halomonas sp. TD01 DNA contains the following:
- the fliE gene encoding flagellar hook-basal body complex protein FliE gives MSSPAIQSALQQMQGLATQAAQPIKGEHIATAVGQGSFGSELQASIQRINRLQQAANTKATAFQAGEPNVELSDVMVDMQKASVAFQMGLQVRNRLVTAYRDVMNMQV, from the coding sequence ATGAGTTCACCTGCCATACAATCAGCGCTGCAGCAAATGCAAGGTTTAGCCACTCAGGCAGCCCAGCCTATTAAGGGTGAACATATTGCCACCGCGGTGGGGCAGGGCAGTTTTGGCAGCGAGCTGCAGGCGTCTATTCAACGTATCAATCGGTTACAGCAGGCCGCTAACACGAAGGCGACGGCTTTTCAGGCAGGCGAGCCGAATGTTGAGTTGAGTGACGTGATGGTTGATATGCAGAAAGCGAGCGTTGCTTTTCAGATGGGGCTACAGGTTCGTAATCGTTTGGTAACGGCCTATCGCGACGTGATGAATATGCAGGTTTAG
- the fliF gene encoding flagellar basal-body MS-ring/collar protein FliF — protein sequence MSETGATAGRQNSTTQHAPRSGTAENDTKSPSTVERTLKQLRGNPLVVLLVAAAASIAIIAALFMWASSPEYRVLYSNLNEADGGRIIAELDSRGVPYQFSEGGQALLIPSDQVHTLRLQLAEQGLPRGGNLGFELMENQAFGISQFAEQVNFQRGLEGELSRSIESLGPVDKVRVHLSMAKPSVFIRDREPAKASVVLTLLPGRVLGEGQVSAIVHMVSSSVPELAPEDVTIVDQNGRLLSSTASQGNDLDGSQLAYIAEVERSYQRRIENILSPILGNDNVRAQVAAQIDFSRREQTSERYAPNQAPNESAVRSRQLSLSFDGEDPLATGIPGALSNTPPGVAPALINQPDADEEGAEVPENALQNLRQEDVVNYEVDRSIEHIQHRLGQVERLSAAVVVNFRQVVNDEGEVEQVALSPEEVAQLERLVQQAMGFSQARGDQVEVVNTPFASVDDSASDVVWWQQPETLSIASTLGRYLLVALAILLLYLLILRPLIKRYTQPPVMAAAMPGTTFSASVGGEEDEQEGEASESGEGEDTYSSKPKRRRKTSLYEHNLNDLREMAQEDPRMVAMIIRSWMNTHE from the coding sequence ATGAGCGAAACTGGTGCTACGGCAGGCCGTCAGAATAGTACGACACAACATGCACCCCGCAGCGGAACGGCAGAAAATGACACCAAAAGCCCCTCAACGGTTGAGCGCACGTTAAAACAGCTGCGCGGCAACCCGTTGGTTGTGCTGTTGGTCGCTGCTGCGGCTTCTATTGCGATTATTGCCGCGCTTTTCATGTGGGCCAGCAGCCCAGAGTATCGGGTTCTGTATAGCAACCTGAATGAAGCCGATGGCGGTCGCATTATTGCGGAGCTGGACAGCCGCGGCGTTCCCTATCAGTTTAGCGAGGGCGGCCAGGCGCTGTTAATCCCAAGCGATCAGGTGCATACGCTAAGGCTACAACTTGCTGAGCAAGGGCTCCCCCGTGGCGGCAACTTGGGCTTTGAGCTGATGGAGAATCAAGCCTTTGGTATCAGCCAGTTTGCTGAACAAGTTAACTTTCAACGAGGCCTTGAAGGTGAGCTGTCTCGCTCCATTGAATCACTGGGGCCCGTTGATAAGGTTCGCGTACACCTTTCGATGGCCAAGCCTTCGGTCTTTATTCGTGACCGCGAGCCAGCCAAGGCTTCGGTTGTACTGACACTGTTACCTGGACGCGTTCTAGGTGAGGGCCAAGTCAGCGCCATCGTTCATATGGTATCTAGCAGTGTTCCTGAGCTGGCACCAGAAGACGTTACCATTGTGGACCAGAATGGCCGCCTGCTTTCGTCTACAGCGTCACAAGGAAACGACCTGGATGGCTCTCAGCTTGCTTACATCGCAGAAGTCGAACGCTCCTATCAGCGCCGTATCGAAAACATCTTGTCCCCCATTCTTGGGAATGACAACGTACGAGCCCAGGTAGCGGCACAGATCGACTTTTCTCGCCGCGAGCAGACCTCCGAGCGCTATGCGCCCAACCAGGCCCCCAATGAGTCTGCGGTCCGTAGCCGCCAGCTTAGCCTGTCTTTCGATGGTGAAGATCCGCTAGCAACTGGCATCCCTGGTGCACTCAGCAACACCCCTCCAGGTGTAGCGCCAGCGCTCATTAATCAGCCCGATGCTGATGAAGAAGGCGCTGAGGTGCCTGAAAACGCTTTACAAAACCTGCGTCAAGAAGATGTCGTGAACTATGAAGTTGACCGCAGCATTGAACACATTCAGCACCGCCTTGGCCAGGTAGAACGTCTGTCAGCCGCGGTCGTCGTCAATTTCCGTCAGGTTGTTAATGACGAGGGCGAAGTAGAGCAAGTTGCTCTCAGCCCAGAAGAAGTTGCCCAGCTTGAACGTTTGGTTCAACAGGCAATGGGCTTTTCGCAAGCGCGTGGTGATCAGGTGGAAGTCGTCAACACGCCTTTCGCCAGTGTCGATGACAGCGCGTCTGATGTCGTTTGGTGGCAACAGCCGGAAACACTGTCCATCGCCTCAACCCTGGGCCGCTATCTGCTTGTCGCCCTGGCAATCCTGTTGCTCTATCTGCTGATCCTACGGCCACTAATCAAGCGCTATACCCAGCCGCCCGTTATGGCTGCCGCCATGCCTGGCACTACGTTTAGCGCCAGCGTTGGGGGCGAAGAGGACGAGCAAGAGGGCGAGGCGTCTGAATCTGGTGAGGGCGAAGATACCTACAGCAGCAAGCCCAAACGGCGACGCAAAACCTCGCTGTACGAACACAATCTTAACGACCTGCGTGAAATGGCCCAGGAAGACCCCCGCATGGTCGCAATGATTATCCGCAGCTGGATGAACACTCATGAGTAG
- the fliG gene encoding flagellar motor switch protein FliG: MSSPIAEMTGARKSAILLLALDEDSAAEVFKFLSASEVQDISMEMARLHQVSHEDMKAVLEAFHKETEEFVALNLNSSEHIRSVLTKALGSERATSLIEDILETTGGNSGIDALNLMEASMVSELIRDEHPQIIATILVHLDRHQAADILELFEEKLRNDVVLRIATFSGVQPAALQELTEVLTSMLDGQNLKRSKMGGVRTAAEILNLMNSSQEEVAIETVRSHSEDLAQKIIDEMFLFENLLDLDNRAIQMVLQEVETNSLVVALKGAQEALVDKFLRNMSQRAADLVREDMEARGPIRVSQVETEQKAILQVVRRLADSGEIVLAGGDDEYV; the protein is encoded by the coding sequence ATGAGTAGCCCGATTGCCGAGATGACCGGCGCACGCAAAAGCGCCATTCTCTTGCTTGCGCTGGACGAAGATAGCGCGGCGGAGGTTTTCAAGTTCCTCAGCGCCAGCGAAGTACAAGACATCAGTATGGAAATGGCCCGCTTGCATCAAGTCTCACACGAAGACATGAAAGCAGTGCTCGAAGCCTTCCATAAAGAAACCGAAGAGTTTGTGGCGTTAAACCTCAACTCCAGTGAGCATATTCGTTCGGTACTCACCAAAGCATTGGGTAGCGAACGTGCCACCAGCCTCATCGAAGATATTCTCGAGACCACGGGCGGAAACTCGGGCATTGATGCGCTGAATCTCATGGAAGCCTCCATGGTGTCTGAGCTGATCCGCGACGAACATCCGCAGATTATCGCCACTATTCTGGTTCATCTGGATCGGCACCAGGCGGCCGATATTCTTGAGCTGTTTGAAGAGAAGCTGCGTAACGATGTGGTATTGCGGATTGCGACCTTCAGCGGCGTTCAGCCTGCCGCGCTGCAAGAACTGACAGAAGTTTTAACCAGCATGCTGGATGGTCAAAACCTCAAGCGCAGCAAGATGGGTGGCGTGAGAACGGCGGCCGAGATTCTCAACCTGATGAACTCCTCTCAGGAAGAAGTGGCCATCGAAACAGTTCGCTCCCACAGCGAAGATTTGGCTCAAAAAATTATCGACGAAATGTTCCTGTTCGAGAACCTTCTCGACCTCGACAATCGTGCGATTCAGATGGTGCTTCAAGAAGTCGAAACCAACTCCTTGGTGGTGGCCCTCAAGGGTGCCCAGGAAGCGTTGGTCGACAAGTTCCTGCGCAATATGTCGCAGCGGGCTGCGGATCTTGTTCGCGAGGATATGGAAGCCCGAGGCCCTATCCGCGTTTCACAGGTAGAAACCGAACAGAAAGCTATTCTGCAGGTAGTGCGCCGATTGGCTGATTCCGGTGAGATCGTCTTAGCGGGCGGGGACGATGAGTATGTCTAA
- a CDS encoding flagellar assembly protein FliH, producing the protein MSNTKTPEFDRHGSWRRWQMDELAEQPASAQQGGMPAPSAQQRKVEAAKKAAEQARQREEQERQALYERIRQEAEEVGYQDGLARGHQEGLEQGLSEGRAQAETELEQHIHKTVAPLRSLAKQFSDALERIDETVAHDLAELALATGKQLAADALQESPEQILEIVRELLHTEPPLVGQQRLWLNPQDHALVKEHLGSELQAASWSLQPDDLLARGGCRITSAQGELDATFESRWQSVVAQLRKRHHNSDSPSSS; encoded by the coding sequence ATGTCTAACACCAAAACGCCTGAATTTGACCGCCACGGCAGTTGGCGTCGCTGGCAGATGGATGAGCTGGCCGAGCAGCCGGCAAGCGCACAACAAGGTGGCATGCCAGCGCCTTCCGCCCAGCAGCGCAAAGTAGAGGCGGCGAAGAAAGCAGCCGAGCAGGCACGCCAACGTGAAGAGCAGGAACGCCAGGCGCTTTACGAACGCATTCGTCAGGAAGCAGAGGAAGTGGGTTATCAAGATGGCTTAGCGCGAGGTCATCAAGAAGGTCTTGAACAAGGCCTTAGCGAAGGGCGAGCCCAAGCAGAGACAGAGCTTGAACAACACATACACAAAACCGTGGCGCCCCTTCGGTCACTCGCAAAGCAGTTTTCTGATGCGCTAGAGCGTATTGATGAGACGGTGGCACACGACCTCGCCGAGCTTGCCCTGGCAACCGGCAAACAATTAGCCGCAGACGCGCTGCAAGAGAGCCCTGAGCAAATTCTTGAGATCGTTCGTGAACTGCTCCACACCGAACCACCGCTCGTAGGCCAGCAACGTCTTTGGCTTAACCCGCAAGATCATGCGCTAGTGAAAGAGCATCTCGGTAGCGAGCTTCAAGCAGCCAGTTGGTCGCTTCAGCCAGATGATCTACTCGCTCGTGGTGGGTGCCGAATCACCAGTGCCCAAGGTGAGCTGGACGCTACGTTTGAAAGCCGCTGGCAGTCTGTGGTTGCCCAGTTACGCAAACGCCATCACAACAGTGATTCCCCATCCTCTAGTTAA
- the fliI gene encoding flagellar protein export ATPase FliI, with translation MSEATCPHLYRWRKALHRTTQRVSQLPHYRTSGRVIRATGMVIEVVGLRVAVGSACRIELPGADGRLNDSDKHAEAEVVGFSGDKLFLMPLEEISGLMPGARVSPLSDGSGHSARRFPIGDDLLGRVLDGNGNPLDDRENFEDTPRATLKATPLNPLSRAPIDAQIDVGIRAINALLSVGRGQRMGLFAGSGVGKSVLLGMMARYTQADVIVVGLIGERGREVQDFIDNILGPEGRRRAVVVAAPADTSPLQRLQGAAYATRLAEGFRDAGRNVLLIMDSLTRYAMAQREIALAIGEPPATKGYPPSVFAKLPGLVERAGNAERGGGSITAFYTVLTEGDDQQDPIADSARAILDGHIVLSRTLAEAGHYPAIDIEASISRAMTAISSPEQLQEARIFKQLFSRYQRNRDLISVGAYSPGHDPRLDEAVNRFPSLERFLQQNIDECAPLEASRQALHAVVGG, from the coding sequence ATGAGCGAGGCGACTTGCCCCCACCTCTACCGCTGGCGCAAAGCACTGCACCGAACAACGCAGCGCGTTAGTCAGTTACCTCACTACCGCACCAGTGGCCGAGTGATACGTGCCACCGGCATGGTCATTGAGGTAGTAGGGTTGCGCGTGGCGGTGGGAAGTGCTTGTCGCATTGAGTTACCTGGCGCAGATGGTCGATTGAACGATAGCGATAAACATGCAGAAGCAGAGGTCGTCGGCTTTTCTGGCGACAAGCTGTTTCTTATGCCGCTAGAAGAGATTTCTGGCCTTATGCCGGGGGCCAGAGTGTCTCCGCTTAGTGATGGCAGTGGTCACAGCGCTCGACGTTTTCCGATTGGCGATGACTTGCTGGGGCGAGTGCTCGACGGCAACGGCAACCCATTGGACGACCGTGAAAATTTTGAGGATACGCCTCGGGCAACCCTTAAGGCGACGCCACTTAACCCGCTTTCCCGCGCACCTATCGATGCACAAATTGACGTCGGCATTCGTGCTATCAATGCGTTACTAAGCGTTGGCCGTGGCCAGCGTATGGGGCTCTTTGCTGGCTCAGGGGTGGGTAAGTCTGTACTGCTGGGCATGATGGCCCGCTATACACAGGCGGATGTCATCGTGGTCGGACTCATCGGCGAGCGTGGTCGAGAAGTACAGGATTTCATTGACAACATTTTGGGGCCTGAAGGCCGCCGACGTGCGGTGGTCGTGGCGGCGCCCGCGGATACCTCACCGCTCCAGCGCTTACAAGGGGCCGCTTACGCAACGCGGCTGGCCGAAGGATTTCGAGATGCGGGGCGAAACGTTCTGCTGATTATGGATTCACTGACCCGCTACGCCATGGCACAGCGCGAGATTGCGCTCGCTATTGGCGAGCCGCCTGCCACCAAGGGCTATCCGCCTTCGGTGTTCGCTAAGTTACCCGGGCTTGTCGAGCGAGCCGGAAATGCTGAGCGCGGTGGCGGTTCGATCACCGCTTTTTATACAGTGCTGACCGAAGGTGATGATCAGCAAGACCCTATTGCCGATTCCGCTAGGGCAATTCTTGATGGCCATATCGTGCTCTCTCGAACGCTGGCGGAAGCTGGGCACTATCCGGCGATTGATATTGAAGCCTCGATCAGCCGTGCGATGACCGCCATTAGCTCCCCTGAACAGCTTCAAGAAGCTCGCATCTTTAAACAACTTTTTTCACGCTATCAGCGCAATCGTGACTTGATCAGCGTAGGGGCTTACAGCCCAGGGCACGACCCAAGACTGGACGAGGCGGTGAACCGCTTTCCGTCATTGGAACGATTTCTTCAGCAAAACATTGATGAGTGTGCACCGCTGGAAGCATCACGCCAAGCTCTGCACGCGGTAGTGGGAGGTTAG